The following proteins come from a genomic window of Nicotiana tomentosiformis chromosome 12, ASM39032v3, whole genome shotgun sequence:
- the LOC138903424 gene encoding uncharacterized protein, which yields MANGSSSTTADFEFTPRASSPLFLHSSDIPGMSLVAVLFSGCDFGGWRRSIIVSLPARNKIAFIDGSFPKPAAGSPESKQWDRCNNMVISWLTSSLIPEIAESVHYSDTVENIWKQLNNGYGTINGTKKFEIKKELASTCEGPLDIAFYFNKLKKL from the coding sequence ATGGCTAACGGGTCTAGTAGTACTACTGCTGATTTTGAATTTACACCACGTGCTTCTAGTCCATTATTCCTTCATTCGTCTGATATACCTGGGATGTCCTTAGTTGCTGTTCTTTTTTCTGGTTGTGATTTTGGTGGGTGGAGAAGGAGCATTATTGTGTCCTTGCCGGCTAGGAATAAAATTGCATTCATTGATGGTAGTTTTCCTAAGCCGGCTGCTGGTTCCCCTGAGTCTAAACAGTGGGACAGGTGTAACAACATGGTTATATCCTGGTTAACCAGCTCACTCATACCTGAGATTGCTGAGAGTGTCCATTATTCTGACACTGTTGAAAACATCTGGAAACAATTGAACAATGGGTATGGAACTATTAATGGAAcaaaaaaatttgaaattaaaaaaGAATTGGCTTCCACATGTGAGGGACCTCTTGATATAGCTTTTTATTTCAACAAGTTAAAGAAATTATGA